GTACTGTTAGGGGGAGAACCAGATACTATCTGCCACCTCTGCAAGGTTAGCGCTACATTTGCAAGTGTTTTACAATCTAAAcctttttgtgtttttaccacagcTTGTTAGCCTTTCCATGTGTACCTTACTCGTTATAAATTGGGGTGGTTGCCACTTTGTATTGCAAGCACTGTACAGTATAATTTACAAAGTCGGATTAAATAAttttaaccttaaccacttaagacccggaccaaaatgcagctaaaggaccttgcccctttttgcgattcgcactgcgtcgctttaactgacaattgcgcggtcgtgcaacacggctcccaaacaaaattggcgtccttttttttcccacaaatagagctttcttttggtggtatttgatcacctctgcgttttttattttttgcgctataaacaaaaatagagcgtaaattttgaaaaaaattcaatattttttactttttgctataataaatatcccccaaaaatatatataacattttatttttactcagtttaggctgatacgtattctcctacctattttcgttaaaaaaaatcgcaataagcgtttatcggttggtttgctcaaaatttatagcgtttacaaaataggggatagttttattgcatttttattaatctttttttttttactactaatggcggcgatcagcgattttttttgtgactgcgacattatggtggacacttcggacaattttgacacatttttgagaccattgtcattttcacagcaaaaaatgcatttaaaatgcattgtttattgtgaaaatgacaattgcagtttgggacttaaccacatggggcgctgatggggttatgtgtgacctcaagtgtgtttacaactgtaggggggtgtggctgtaggtgtgacgtcgattgtgtccccctataaaagggatcacacgatcgatgacgccgccacagtgaagaacagggaagccgtgttaacacacgactctccccgtttttcagctctggggaccgatcgcgggactccacggctgggcttaaaggacaacgtacatatacgttgatgtgcccagacgtgccattctgccgtcgtATATCGGCGTTTCTACATATTTAATTTAGTGAGTCTGTTTTCAACTCTCTGCTGTGGGCAAAAAGTAATTGCGCTTTGGACTTTGCCAGTAGTAAGTAGTGCCACAGAATATAATTCTGACAAGACAGTTATGTTAGCTAGGGGCTAGATTttatagaatttatttttttctgaatggtAAATTCTAAAGGAAGGCACATGTCATTGTTGAGCATATTGCACAATTGAGTGGATTTACTGTGTGGATTTACAATGTAGCATGTTCACTTTGTAaagtgtggcccagattctcgtaggagatacgacggcgtatctccagatacgccgtcgtatctctgagtctgagccgtcgtatcttggcgcctgattcaaagaatcagatacgccagaatttctctaagatacgaccagcgtaagtctcctacaccgtcatatcttaactgcatatttacgctggccgctaggggcgtgtacgctgatttacgcctagcagtatgtaaatcagctagacacgccaattcacgaacgtacgcccggccgtcgcattacagatacgccgtttacgttaggcttttcccggcgtaaagttacccctgctatatgaggcatagatgaggcgtagcaatgttaagtatggacgtcggaacagcgtaaaatttttcacgttttacatcgtttgcgtaagttgtttgcgaatagggctgggcgtcatttacgttcacgtcgaaagcattggcttcttgcgggttaatttggagcatgcgcactgggatactttcacagacggcgcatgcgctgtttgtaaaaagcgtcatttacgtggggtcacattattttttttataacacacgcccacatcttccacatttgaattagacgggcttacgccggcctatttacgctacgccgctgcaactttggttagagaatactgcacttgcctgtcaaagttgcggaggcttaacgtaaataggatacgttacgcccgcacaaagatgcgcgcttctacgtgaatccgggcctgtatgttCATttggcttagtaaatgaggtgaagccatGTTCAATTAAATTAcaaagtcctgtttttttttacctttacatgaCTGGCTTTACCCTTAGTAAGCCCAGTGAAAGTACACTTTTGCAGAGTGAAACGTCTACATTCAGTTGTAAGAATTGCACATAttagatccagggaaaatctgattacctcttggggcagtgtttctcaactccagtcctcaaggcgccccagcaggtcattttttttaggctttccattattttgcacaggggatttgatcagtttcactgccttagtaattaccacagccgtgtcatctgagagaaatcctgaaaacctgacctgttggggcgctttgaagactggagttgagaaacacttctgatcttgggggatcaggaaggatttttttcccctgatgtaTCAAATCaaagcatgctttgctggggtttttcaccttcctctggattaactgtggaCATAGAATTATGTATATGGGATGGtatgatttattaatttttttggttaAACTCGAttgacttttgtcttttttcaaccagactaactatgtaactatatttaaATAGTAAACCTGTTTGCAGTGATATTTGTGCACACACATTTATAAAATAAGTTTGTGTTTTACCTCTAGTTCTTGCTCCTTGTTAAAAATGTAAACTGTGTGGCACTAAGATAAAACAGACTATaatctaaagcaaaaaaaaatgtaaaatggaatAACATGGACGAATGTGAACTGATAAAATGAAGTTTATTGAAAAATATGAGGTAAGGTAAGTTGTTTCAGGACCAGGTATCACATCAAAATGATCCAGCTTATCTGTACTTGGAAACCAGGACAGAGGACACGGCAGAGAGGAACTTGTCCCAGGCAGCATGAACAGAAGGGGTAAACTCCTTGGGGAAATGCACAGCCAGAGTCACCTCGATGGAGTGAGACAGTAGCTATAAGAGAAAACAAAAACGTTTCCTATGAATACTAGTAAACAGCTTGTTGGCAACTAACTTATTTAACTTagaaccttaaagcgggagttcacccccaaatcaactttctgacattagttccagcatactgctaacatctgcagtatgctgttttttttttctctacttatcgttttatgagcccttgttatccggctccgagcggggaatcctgcggggagtaggcgttcataagcaaagaggagttgattgacgggctgctaaagcgcgtcacggcttccgaaaatacccaaagtgacactcgggtgtttacgccactaaacggcgcctgcgcctgccatgtagagctgactgcgtaggcgccgtaaacacccgagtgtcacttcgggtattttcggaagccgtgacgtgctttagccgaccgtcaatcaactcctcttcgcttaggaacgcctgTACCCGGAAGCGATCCccactcggagccggataacaagggctcataaaacgataagtagcgggaaaaaaaaaaaccccagcatactgcagatgttagcagtatgctggaactaatgtcagaaagttgatttgggggtgaacctccgctttaatacaaaCTAGAAACTTGATGTTTTGTATTAATTAATTTACTTTCTAATATTTTCATTTTCTGTATCAGTCCACGATCAATATTCATGAAATGCCCTAAAAATGTTGCTTTAGAACTTACTCTAAAGTTGCCAGGGTCAACTCTCAGGTTATGAGCATGGAGGTCACTCAGGGCAGACAGAGCACCATCAAGGTTATCCAAGTGACTGGCAGCATTGCCGATAGCACCAACAACCTTTCCACCATGACTTTTGAGATCCTTGGAGCCATGGCTCAGATCAAAATGGCTGAAGTAGGTCTTGCTCTGAGGGAAGCTGAGGACCAGCCTGAAGTGAAAAGAAATATGGTCTTTAATTGTAAGAATGGTAATGTATTAAAACTGTACTATATAATAGCATAAAGtaacaaatatatacacacaatacatacatgaATTCACTTAATATCTAAAATGTTTAATAATCTGAGGTTCCATGGTTACTGGTATTTATTTTATCCTCATGCTATGGGTATTCATTAGGACCTACATAATTGCTACATAAATTGCTAGTGTGGCAGCACAAAATTGCATCATACAATAATACTTTAACAACATTAAtatctgtaaataaaaaaaaaacgaattagagaATGAGACGCATAGTACTATTAATTTAGCAATATGTGATGTGAAGTAAATTTGAAAAGAATAATGGAAAAGACTTGTAAAGGTAAATAAGTTAATAACATTGCAGTAACTCATAATGTTACCTCTCTAAAGCCTCTGCTCCAATTTCATCAACATGGCCAGACACCTTGCCCCAGATGGAGATGATGGCAGCCTTCTCAGCTTCAGAGAAAGTCATGATTGGTTCAGGTTAGCACAGATGAACTGATCAGTCCCTAACACCATTGAGTGCTATTACCCTTTTAAAGAGAACAGATTTCAACTATGGATAATGTATATGTAATGCCATTGGCTACATTGTAAGTCGAACCCATTCCCTTATCTtaacaaaaacaataacaatgatGTTCGGAATTCATAGCTGCTGATACAATACAATATCTCTTTATCTCTATATACAGTGCTTACAGTATGTACAATACAGCACACAATGTATTATGATGATAATATGCAAGTCTGATAACACTATGATAACCATATGTGACTACTAAATTAGCTGAACACGCACGTCTTGTTTTTCTCTCACATTTTAGTCATAAGTGAAGACTTTACACTTATATTATTTGCCATAATGTTTTTAGTTCTTAGAATCCTGTGTtcattaaagcggtcctccaccctaaagtggagtcccgctgatcggaaccctccccccctccggtgtcacttttgacacctttcaggggggaggggggtgcagacacctgtctaaagacaggtatttgcacccacttccggccacacgatacgggcgaaagacgggcattccgtcacatcccgtctgtcgcccgttgtgtgctgggaacactcggctcccagcacacagcgtgtgagcctatcggcgggcgcagcgcgactcgcgcatgcgccgtagggaaccgggcagtgaagccgcagcgcttcacttcctggttccctcagcgtggatggcggggggagcagcagagtgacgagcgatcgctcgtgctctgctgcgatcggcgctggactccaggacaggtaagtgtcctattattaaaagtcagcagctgcagtatttgtagctgctgacttttaatattttgttcccatggcacatccgctttaagtataatGTCCCAAGTTTGCAACATAGCTCAGTGTTAATGTGTATTTTTGTCAAAACAGGACAAATTTACATATTTGTAGGAGACAAAGCTTCATATGCAAATTGCAAATCCGAAATTGAATTTGGATACAATGCttggaatttaaccacttaagccccataccattttgctggccaaagaccagagcattttttgcgattcggcactgcgttgctttaactgacaattgcgcagtcgtgcgatgtggctcccaaacaaaattgacattatttttttccccacaaatagagctttcttttggtggtatttgatcacctgtgcggtttttattttttgcgctataaacaaaaatagagcgacaattttgaaaaaaatgaatattttttactttttgctataataaataccccccaaaaatctataaaaaacagaaggggttaagtgtgtcctagggagtgattcttactgttagggggcgtggttaCGAGTGAAATGTCACCAGGGCCgtccctatgatgggaccgggtggtaccatggataccaggcagcactttttggggggcagcatactgatgcccaccagcccgttccgccagctccgctacccaaataaaattgatgtccttttttcccacaaatagagctttcttttggtgatatttgatcacctctgcggtttttatttgttgtgctataaatatatatattttttaactttttgctataataaatatccccaaaatttagaaaaataaactattttcttcagtttaggccaatatgtattcttctacatatttttggtaccaaaaaaaaacaacacaattagcgtacattgattagtttgcgcaaaagacattgtggccgccggcaattcacaggtccctttatactcttggatacatgtatagagccatgacaggcccttgttatactcctttatacatgtatagagccatgacaggtcctctttatactcctatatacatttatagagccatggcaggtcctctttatattcctttacatgtaaagagtctcgacaggtcctctatatacatgtatagagccatgacaggtcctctttatacttctttatacatgtatagagccatgacaggttctctttatacatctatagagccatgacaggccctcgttatactcctttatacatgtatagagccatgtcaagtactctttatagtcctatatacatttatagagcc
The Rana temporaria chromosome 6, aRanTem1.1, whole genome shotgun sequence DNA segment above includes these coding regions:
- the LOC120942652 gene encoding hemoglobin subunit alpha-5-like, with amino-acid sequence MTFSEAEKAAIISIWGKVSGHVDEIGAEALERLVLSFPQSKTYFSHFDLSHGSKDLKSHGGKVVGAIGNAASHLDNLDGALSALSDLHAHNLRVDPGNFRLLSHSIEVTLAVHFPKEFTPSVHAAWDKFLSAVSSVLVSKYR